A window of Bactrocera dorsalis isolate Fly_Bdor chromosome 4, ASM2337382v1, whole genome shotgun sequence genomic DNA:
TATGGCCGCCTTACATTCACTACGTGAAATGGCAGACAAAGTGTTCCACTTCAACTTCTGTGGAATATCACCAGCTTGCTTTACGCGACCCCAGCCAGAAATGATAACCGGTTCACCGGAGGGTACCTCCTTCGTGGCCAAACGGGCGGGTTGGATGTTTTGCGAGTATATTAAAGGTTGGCTGAGACGCAGCAGCGAAACATCGTTCAAGAAATTGCCATAGTTCTCATGTGTAAGGATCGATTGCACCTTCACCAAAACGCCACCACGCAGACGATCCGTGGAACCGGCACGCACCGTAAACAAAGAGGGATCATAACTGTtgtatgttataaatatttatagatgTTACCAGTTTAACTTTTTGCAAAAACGGAATACTTACGTGGAATAGTTGCCCTGTGCATCGGTAGTGCCAACACAATGTGCCGCGGTCAACACGAAATTCCGACTAAGTATCGAGCCACCACAGGTGTGAGAGCCGCTGCGACGCAAAGAGATTTGATGTGGGAATTGTCCGTCGTAGGCTTCGTCACCACCCACGACACGTCCGGTTGGACCAGCTTGGCTGATTGCAACACCTAGAAGGCAGATCAAAGCGAAGAGTTCGAATTTTGCCATGTTGAATCGTTGCGCGTGGAAGTCCAAACTAAAACTAAATAGTCACGCACGTAATAGTGGACTTATTGGCATATCTTGAGTATCTATAAAGAGCTTTGTGcttaaataaattactttataATGCTTAGCGCAAGCAGAATTAGGTAATTGATAAGCAATCTAACTGTTATTTATTATAAGCTAATATGTTAAGGCGATAATGCTGGCACCACAGAATTTATACGCCTAAAACAGTCAAATATCCAGTTAGGCATAATACTTTAAAGCGCCAAAAgaacttttcttcttcttctttattggcatagacaccgcttacgcatttatagccgagtttacaacagaacttttccgcagaacttttctctcgaaaactcgtagcttcgactcatcagatgttgtcatcgtccatgcccctgcaccgtatagcaggacgggaataaagagtgacttatagagttagatttttgttcgtcaagagaggactttacttctcaattgtctactcagtccgaagtagcacctgttggcaagagttattcttgGACTTGGGAACTAAGTCGCGATTCCGacggctgtttgtttgatgacatgaTATATCCCGTCTTactctcgttcactaccagactcaTACGCTTCACTTACCTATTCAGTTTGGAGAAGGCAGAACTAACGGGGGTGTTGTTAAGGCAAATGACATCAATatctgtacactcttatagaagatgttACCTTCTCCGTTTAGTTCtgaagctcgaattattttctctctgCTCATAGTCAAACTACACAGCCGTAGTTTCATGGGTCATCAGTCCACGCCTGTTTTTCTTTCAATGAAACGTTTGCTTCATCGTCATCAATTGGAGAATCGGGTTGGCCATCTACTGTTGTTaggctttcactgccattcagcaggctggtgaagtgttccctccataattttagtaatcTCTGAGCATTGTTTGCTGGATTACCTCTTGGAGTTCTACAAACGTACTTTACTATTACTTATCCTCTCCTATTTCACCATTCGATCTGTTGGAGGATATTGATCATAGAACCATTGGTCCATTCTTATCTACTGAGGAATGATaatgataaatattatatatggagGATCTTCACTAACAGAGATCTTTTTATAGATTCCAATTCAGATCTTATGACAAAATGAGCTTGATAAGACTTAGTAAGCGATCTTGATATTCTGAGCAGAGACTCCacctttctctttctttttaaGATCCAAAATTGCTTTCCTCCACTTGCTTCTTCTTATAGGTGCCTCAAAGCTTGTTAGAATTCTCGTCTTGTTCCTATTCCTATCAGCATAAGAACGAAACAAATTAATGGACCGAATAAGGGTAGTTGTCAAGATAACCGAAATCAATTTCATCTTGGTGGTCTGACGAGGTAGTCAAAAGTCAGAATGTATTCTTCCATATAAAGTATGAACAGATAATCGAGTGAACGACCTAATAGGCTAAACTTTCATTACATAAAACacattgtctttattttaatttaaaactcgTTTTAATTCAGCAACAAAAATACCATAATTACTTAAAACATAGTGTCCGAACCCAGTTCAAAGCTCACAAATCTGAGTGCTCCTTAATCCAATCCAAATGTTTGAAAACCTTCGCGTAACCATCTGGATTGCTGCTACCACAACCACCTACCACAAAACTAGCCACACCCACCAGTTCACCTTGGTATGCAGCCGGACCACCGGAATCACCAAAACAGGCGCCATTATCTTCCGAATGTCCCAAACAGAGCAGCGCATCACTAGACATACCGATTCTAGTTAAGCACGCTAATCTCGACAGAGTTTGAGCAGTGTTCCATTTTAACGTGTTCGATGCATAACCATTGGTCGACGTGTAACCCCAACCGGAAATGATAACGTTGTCACCGGTTGGCACCTCAGCACTTGCCAAAGGGATGGCTTGTATGTTATTTGAGTAAATCAATGGTGTTTCCAAAGTGAGTAGAGCAAAATCATGCAAAAAGTTGGCATAATTCTCATTCGTAACAATTTCGGTGACCTTTGTGACCACGCCGCCAAGCAGACGATTAGCGGAGCCGGCACGTATGCTGAAATGTTCAGCGCCGTAACTGTAAAACAtgccaatacaaatacaattagtATATCAGTACTCAAATAAGTTGTTCGGTAACAGACTCACACAAAGTAATTGCCTTCGGCATCCTCATCGCCGACACAATGCGCCGCTGACAGCACATAACGGCGACTGATGATCGAACCGCCACAAATATGTGAACCATCATAACGTAACGACACTTGGTAGGGGAATGCTCCTTCGGTTGCATACTCACCACCGACAATACGTCCGCTAGTTTGGGGTTTCGCGTTAGCCCAGGCGATCAGCCCTAGGCAGAGTAGAAAGGATATTCTCGACATACCGTCTTAACAGTGGTGGGTTCTAACAGTGGGTGGAACACGAACTATGCTTGGTTTAGGTTTTGCAACACGCTTTTATGCTCGAAATAGTCTAAGAAATCGGTAGatacttaattaaaatattataaattatcaaTTATCAAGGCATAGTAAATCATGAGATTTAATTACGTTGCCAAATTTATAAAACCCGCTGGAAACCTCTGCGGTCTATATTTAACAAATCTGTTACACACTAGTTTGTGACACTTTTTTATGACTCCAACGCTTGGTATAACCGCAAGTCGTTATGAAATTTCCCCTCCCTTTGATCGTCAATAGATTTTTGTGTTGGGAAAAGGAAAGACGTGTGGGTGAACTCTGGGCAAACTGATTTTTAATCTAATCTTGTAATGTGAACAATTACGCAGAAGCCGGCAATTTATACGCTATCATAAAATGTCGAAATTTCATAAGACGCGTGGAGATGAGTTCATTGTACAGCTTGCCGGTTCCACGCCATATttcataatacatatgtatgccataAACTCTCAAATCTAACTGATCTCCGATATTCGAATTTGAATGGTCTCAATTTTCTCTCAATAAGgcacatatataaattaattttggtgGTATTTCCAATCCAATAATGAATAGTGTAGTAAGTCGTCTCATAAAGGTTCTAATCTTGCTATCTGTTTCCAGCAATAGCCCTGAAATACTCTAAAAAAAATGCTGTCGTATCACTCTAATCTTAAAACCATGCAATTTATAACACAGACAGCAGTTAATATGGATTTACTGATAATTATCTAGGGAATTTCTCGTTAATAATAACAGAAAACCCAGCTGCTTTTCCCCATTACCTAAACCAAAATTCCCTTCcaatacttttttctttgtgagaattttttaaatttgcaatgTCTATCTATCTCGCTCTTTGATGGTTTATTAACAGCTAAGATGAATAAAGCCAATAGAGAGTacaaagaaagagaaagagggaaatatacatgcatatcgAAACGGATGGTTTTCCCACTGAATAATGGAAGTCTTTGCAAGGCCGACAACATCCACAAAGTTGAGACGATTTATGGACTAGCTACGTGTAAGATTGCTGTCCGCAAGATAAAGAATCAGAAGAAACACAGCACTTAATCCTATCCATTTTCTATTAACAAATCCTACCATAAGGTGGACGAGTTTTGGACGGGTCGACTGGTTTTGGCTAGAGAATGCCATGTCAACTCTCAAACATCGATACAGTAAAATTTCTATTAACTACAAACCCGATGAGCTTCCAAAATGGTACAAAAGTGGAACTGTATTATTAGAAGAAGATTAGGAATTTTTGAACACTAGGAAATAAGGGAACTTTTTGAGACAGAGTTATAGTTCGCCACTACTTACTCTCTCAAAGATATATATATGATTCCTCTATATTACTCAGCCTATGAGAGCTACGTATCAAGTACCTTGACTTCTTCAAATAATATCTCCGTACTCAATGTAGTAAATAAATTCTTAAGAAGCTGTAATAGTTCCCAGTATCTTCggtttggttggttggttgaaacGGAAAAGAAGTACCTCAAGAGCGCCACACTGCAGGCGGACGATTTAAATCTTATCCAGCGAGTCAGTGAATTTGATAAAAACCTGATTTTTTCTATCTAGCTGCCCAATGTCTCTTAAGTTAGTGCATTGGAAGACATGAAAGATATTCCGTTTCAGCCGACTGAAGGCTGAACAAAAGTAATGTTTCAGCGGCTCATCATCTTTCGCATAGGTTCTGCATTGCGCAGAATCCACTATGCCAAATTTCTGAAGATGTAATCTTAAAGGTTGGTGCCCAGTGTTGACCGCTATAATGTTACTACTTTGCCTAAAAGTAAAAGCTGTTTGGTCTGTGTTGCTAGTGTTCCAAGAACTGAGGTGCTTCTCCAGGGTCCGGTCCATTTCTTCAAAGAACCCCAAAGTTGAATTGTCTAGGGCACCTTAGGGGAAATGTATTCCTGGCTGCCCCAAGCGGGTGAACTGCCTTTTCGTTTCCTTCTTTTCCTATAAGGCTGAGTACTCAGATGATACTTACCGATTAACCACTGAGAGTACCTGCCTGAACGATTAGCTCCTAATTACAGAATAGGGTTAGACTTAATATAGACCCTACATATATCTTTAATTGGCACTTTCGGCAATGCCAACAACTTCGGTTTGAAGGAGTTAATTCCACTCATTTAGTTTGAATTTGCTTTTTGAGTACATAATACTAAAGAAAAGGTCAAAACTCATGTTTCTAATTCACCCTTTGATCCGCTGGTGAATATGTAGATATCGAAGTTGGAACTGTCGATCATAGAAGCATTGATATCCTTTCCTAGGTCGCATTGTCGACATTTCTAATTAACAAGGTCGAGAATAATAATACCATACCCCCAATGGCCCTAATAGCCGAAACTGGTTCCAATGGTCTAAACTCACGAGCCAGCTGACCGTAAGCATTACATCATACTCCACTTTTCCATTAATGCTCTCCACCAAACTAACGATCTATATGTTAGTAGGGTCGTAAGCCCCACTTCGGAGCATAGCTCATCTGAAAAAGATTCGACGGCCTTTGGAATAACCCGCCATAATTGACAGAGCTCAAGAGTTCTACCCCTAAAGAGGTGAAACTTTGATCCTTCTTTAAAAGGGCATATTTCTGTTTTCTATGGATTAACAGCTAAGTTGGGACTCTCCTCCCAAATGGTGGAGATTAAATTTCATCCTTAAACCAATATGTGCGAGATCATCCATGTTGTAAACGACCTTAAAGTTCTTTCTGGCGAGTAGAACTATTCATTCATTGATCGAGGCGACTCATAGCAAATCTGGTGAGCGATTTTTATACTTTACTCGTAGTATATGGCTTACTTTTTGCTAAGAATATTTCTTAAGCAGGCCAGCATATTCTGAGTAATGTCAAAAGAAAGGATAGCCATTGTCATTGAATGCATCTTCCACTACAATTAATGCCGCTAGAGTAAATGCTTGAATAAAgcaaatttcaattgttccaacttCTTCATGAAGGACGATTTCAACCGAATACCCTTGGGCGTATTACCTGAAGTCCAAACAGTCAGCTGCGTCTTAATAGCCTTAAACATAAATTAACCAACTAAAtcagaaaacaaaacaatgcGAGTTCGCAATTCAATATAATATAGACTTTGGCTGTCcataatagatttttttttttttatttttcatctttactTTACAACAACACAAGCCTTTTTATATCATATTTTCATGAATCCATTCGAGGTTATAGAATACTTTAGCATAACCATCGGGACGCGAGGTACCACAACCGATTACGACGAAACCAGCAACTCCCACCAATTCACCATTGTATGTGGCCGGACCGCCAGAGTCACCATTGCAAGCACCTGCGCCTGACGGATGATCCAAGCATAACAAAGCATCCGAAGACatcaaaattttacggaaacaTTGACTCTTGCTAAGTGCCGTAACGGTATTCCATTGCATTAGAATGGGCAATGTATCACCTTTATTCTCGGTAAGACCCCAACCGGAAATGATAACTTCGGCGCCAGAGGGCACTTCAGCGCTGGCCAACGGAATCGCTTGGATTTTCGATGAGAATGTCAAATGCTCCTCCAACTCCAACAAGGCCAAATCATTTTCGACGACATAACCCTGATGGACTACAACGCGCTTCACTTGCACGATGACACCGCCGGCAATGCGGTTGTGGGTACCAGCACGTATGGTGAAATATTCAGCAGCATAACTGTCTCGATGTAAATaagatgaaaaatattataaaatgttatcATACCCGACAGGAAACCAATTCGTTCTACTCACGGTGTTGTGCCTGTTTCGACCACGCAGTGCGCCGCTGTCAATATGTAATTGGAAGCGATGATTGAACCGCCGCAAGTGTGCCGGTGTTGAAAACGTAAAGAGATTTGATGTGGGAATTGTGCTGAAACCGCGTCATAGCCACCGACTACACGACCCGTGGGATTGGCTGTAACCGCCACGAGGGTGACTGCAAGGAAGGccaaaaattgtagaaaagcCATTGTCGGCACGCGATTGTGTTAAGAGTGGTAGGCGATAGCTAAATGAACTAGGCAATACGTATTTCTATATCATTTATACACAGTCGTCAAATACTTGATTTGGACCCATAAAATGTATAGCCACTTACTATAGTCGAACTTTATCAACAAATCTTATAAATCACTTAATAAACGAACaatgtcatatatgtatgtatatagattaaaattataatctgGATTTGCTGAAAGCAATCCCTTATCATCCGCCAGGCATAATCCGAACTTGCTGATAAATAATACTAAAACTATTTCTTTCCTCATGTAATTACGACCACTACTGGGTATGTATAGTGTATATTGCCACATACCATATAGAGAGTATGCCTGTTATTAGCACCCCTCATCCATGTTCCAAGTGAATCTtcgtttatttgaaatattgttgaaatcaCTTCAAatgtcatttttttttaaggtaagGAGCAAATAGAGAAAGTACGCGACAAGATTTGTTGAAATATTCTTACACTGAAACAGTCCACTTGGCCTTGAACTCCATAAAGTAAGAGGCACATTGTGAAACCAAAGAGACTAATATTCGCTAACGCTATCATATCCTTTTGAACCAACCTGCACTCTTGATGATGTTCATCAATTCGAAAAGTTTTCTATGTACAACTTTTGGGGCATCGCCAAAAAGAAACCCCATTGATATTTGCAATTCTGCACAAAGCCTAGCATCCGCAAAGAAGATGTTCTACAGTCTCTTCTGCTTTTACCTCTTGGCAGCTTTTACAGAAGTCGTCGCGTGTTATCGCCAGTCTGCTGCCGTGTCTTTCAATAAGACACCGGCTATTAGTACATATTCCATTTACATATGAACCCACCGAGACTCAGCTCTATCTGTTTGTCGACAAAATCTCTACAAAATATCAGACTCATTTTCTTTCTTAACCATGGTCTAATTGTAAGGTGGTGCTTGATCTGTGTATTTCATATGCTTTACAATAACCCGCAATATCACGCCCAGCAACCTATTGCAGCTTAATCGATATACATTAttgccgagtttacaacagcgagccattcgttcttccttttctcGGTTTGACGCCAATTCCaaatgtagccaggtccttctccacctggtcttttcaacggattTCATTTTATCCGTGTTAGAAATAATGTTTACAAGTGTTTTCAGATTCAAAAGAAATTTACAATACATTTTGAGTTTCCAAACGGCCATGCGACAATATTTCAAACAACTACTGTCTGCAGCCTATCGGATTCTTAGAAATAAATCTTAATCCCttgcatattatattatatgttttcGATCCGTTATTTCGAAAGCTGTACTTACAATTCCGAAAAGATAAGCTGAGtatcaaaatacatataaaggttgtgaatttattttaatgaagaTAGTCTAAGGTTATGTTAAGAACGTTCTACAgatgtataaatttgtatacactgagcagggtatattaattttgcctagtttgtaacacccagaaggaaacgtcttTGACCCTATAAGATATCTACGAGAATTTCTCCTTAAATTTCGGGAttcgagaacaaaaacaaatattaaacatcaaaaaaaaattcattgtctttcaaaatattctccattaagatctgtACACTTTTGCttgcgtttgaaccaattctcaaagcacttttgccactctgattgaagTATCTCTACTCTGAACGAATCAACCGCCGTATCAGGTGTTGAAAAAAGCTtgatctttttttgttttaaattctcgATATGACAACTATCACAATGTCATAAACGTTTTTCGAAGCACCGCAAGTTAGCCATTTTAGCAATTGACAAAAAATGTTGCTGGAATATTGATTGTATATTAGTTCTACTATTGCCTATAGTTGTCTCTATTTCACGTTAGATCACATAACGAtattgcaatatcagtttgcgcacaCCATCAATAGCTTCTGGAACAATAACTGATTTTCGACGATCTTCACAAAAGTCGTCTTGGAGTACTCTACGTCCTCGattgaattcattaaaatatcgacaaaattgaattaagttgaTTGATAGGTTACGTTagattagatggctgatcaTAGATTGCAGGTGGACtagatgtagtcctttgtgaagccattgaaaatagAACTCCCGTGTTTGGACTTAAAGATCGGCAAAACGCTTCGtcgccaatacaaatttgcaaaggcgcttaatttctacgcccgccagttcggtgggatgtctgcgcccccaagtgtctaagtcttgaTCTCCCAAAAGCGGGGCAGTCAtgaaggaagtgctggctagttGATTGATGCACTGTTGGGAAAATAATCCAtatcgaaagttgtaaaaaataattatggaataatgttttcaatttaattgcattttttggccgagatgaacattttaag
This region includes:
- the LOC105227451 gene encoding serine protease SP24D — its product is MAKFELFALICLLGVAISQAGPTGRVVGGDEAYDGQFPHQISLRRSGSHTCGGSILSRNFVLTAAHCVGTTDAQGNYSTYDPSLFTVRAGSTDRLRGGVLVKVQSILTHENYGNFLNDVSLLRLSQPLIYSQNIQPARLATKEVPSGEPVIISGWGRVKQAGDIPQKLKWNTLSAISRSECKAAINWDSDALICLAHAPNNGACNGDSGGPAMYEGEVVGVAGFVYGGCGTGNPDGYAKVYYHVDWIKQHAEL
- the LOC105227452 gene encoding serine protease SP24D gives rise to the protein MSRISFLLCLGLIAWANAKPQTSGRIVGGEYATEGAFPYQVSLRYDGSHICGGSIISRRYVLSAAHCVGDEDAEGNYFVYGAEHFSIRAGSANRLLGGVVTKVTEIVTNENYANFLHDFALLTLETPLIYSNNIQAIPLASAEVPTGDNVIISGWGYTSTNGYASNTLKWNTAQTLSRLACLTRIGMSSDALLCLGHSEDNGACFGDSGGPAAYQGELVGVASFVVGGCGSSNPDGYAKVFKHLDWIKEHSDL
- the LOC105227454 gene encoding serine protease SP24D, giving the protein MAFLQFLAFLAVTLVAVTANPTGRVVGGYDAVSAQFPHQISLRFQHRHTCGGSIIASNYILTAAHCVVETGTTPYAAEYFTIRAGTHNRIAGGVIVQVKRVVVHQGYVVENDLALLELEEHLTFSSKIQAIPLASAEVPSGAEVIISGWGLTENKGDTLPILMQWNTVTALSKSQCFRKILMSSDALLCLDHPSGAGACNGDSGGPATYNGELVGVAGFVVIGCGTSRPDGYAKVFYNLEWIHENMI